A single genomic interval of Oryctolagus cuniculus chromosome 19, mOryCun1.1, whole genome shotgun sequence harbors:
- the TMEM270 gene encoding transmembrane protein 270, whose amino-acid sequence MEVVPPVRPSLLGVLLQVLRLSVLLVQNRAHLYNFLLIKITLFNDWVSGLAQEARGDSGRQPRPPPGVLACPLGRVLMWVPMWLLLWGPRLAWAAVLGCVRTLGLSLQRLGLSVATWGDLLLSCLHSLMLVALLLVLLTWRLFQKAHRCSLGWLPGQVLLGNHAVLELLRRLSWWVESTTALASWHLAYLVTWTTCLASHLLQAAFEHTAQLARAQETQPLQAPEPLSEPPLPKASTPEAGPVLPEPGPPGE is encoded by the exons ATGGAGGTCGTCCCCCCGGTGAGACCCAGCCTCTTGGGGGTCCTGCTGCAGGTTCTGCGGCTTTCTGTGCTG CTCGTCCAGAACCGGGCGCACCTGTACAATTTCCTGCTGATCAAGATCACCCTCTTCAATGACTGGGTGTCGGGGCTGGCCCAAGAGGCCCGCGGGGACAGCGGCAGGCAGCCCCGCCCTCCACCGGGAGTGCTGGCCTGTCCCCTGGGCCGGGTACTGATGTGGGTCCCCATGTGGCTGCTGTTGTGGGGACCCAGGCTGGCGTGGGCGGCCGTGCTGGGCTGTGTCCGGACCTTGGGCCTGAGCCTGCAGCGGCTGGGCCTgtctgtggccacctggggggaCCTGTTGCTGTCGTGTCTGCACAGCCTGATGCTGGTGGCCTTGCTTCTGGTGCTGCTGACCTGGCGACTGTTCCAGAAAGCTCACCGCTGCAGCCTGGGCTGGCTGCCTGGCCAG GTGCTGCTGGGGAACCACGCGGTGCTGGAGCTGCTGAGACGGCTGTCCTGGTGGGTGGagagcaccacagcgctggcctcttggCACCTGGCCTACCTCGTCACCTGGACCACCTGCCTGGCCTCGCACCTGCTGCAGGCTGCCTTTGAACACACCGCCCAGCTGGCCCGGGCCCAGGagacccagcccctgcaggcccccGAGCCCCTGTCCGAGCCCCCACTCCCTAAGGCGTCCacccctgaggctgggccagtcctgCCAGAGCCCGGGCCCCCTGGAGAGTAA